In the Bacillus shivajii genome, one interval contains:
- the adhE gene encoding bifunctional acetaldehyde-CoA/alcohol dehydrogenase → MATAEKKQQSVETVIDELVNNGQKALTEFLTYDQEQVDRIVKKMALAGLEQHMPLAKMAVEETKRGVYEDKIIKNLFATEYVYNNIKYDKTVGIVEEHEQEGVIHIAEPVGVVAGVTPVTNPTSTTMFKALVAIKTRNPIIFAFHPSAQKSSSEAAKTLREAAIEAGAPEHCIQWIEVPSIKATQELMNHTGVALVLATGGAGMVKSAYSTGKPALGVGPGNVPCYIEKTASVKRAVNDLILSKTFDNGMICASEQAVIVDKEIYEPVKQEMLYNGCHVLTETEKRKVEKLVINEEACAVNGEIVGLPAYEIAKKAGVNVPANTKILIAELTAVGPDHPLSREKLSPVLAMYQVNSSEEGLERAEQMLEFGGLGHSAVIHSESEAMIQAFGMRMKAGRIITNAPSSQGAIGDIYNAYLPSLTLGCGSYGKNSVSSNVSAVHLLNIKRIARRNVNMQWFKVPPKVYFEKYSTQYLSKMPNISKVFIVTDPHMVNLGYVDKVLYYLRKRADYVHAEIFSDVEPDPSIETVMKGAERMRKFQPDCIITLGGGSAMDAAKGMWLFYEHPDADFKGMKQKFLDIRKRVFKYPKLGEKAQFVAIPTTSGTGSEVTSFSVITDKQTNTKYPLADYELTPDVAIVDPQFVMTVPKDVTADTGMDVLTHAIEAYVSNMANDYTDGLAIKAIQLIFEYLPTAYHNGSDELAREKVHNASTIAGMAFANAFLGINHSLAHKLGAEFHIAHGRSNTILLPHVIQYNAERPTKFAAFPKYEYFQADKKYAEIAKAIGLRAETTEEGVQSLIKAIISLAENMNMPTSIAACGIDKKAFEAKVDELADLAFEDQCTPANPKMPLVTELAEIYRKAYKGTSAIKS, encoded by the coding sequence ATGGCAACAGCTGAAAAAAAGCAGCAAAGTGTTGAAACAGTCATTGATGAATTAGTGAACAATGGTCAAAAGGCATTAACGGAATTTTTGACGTACGATCAGGAACAGGTAGACAGAATCGTCAAGAAGATGGCATTAGCGGGACTCGAACAACATATGCCACTTGCTAAAATGGCGGTCGAGGAAACAAAACGTGGCGTTTACGAAGACAAGATCATTAAAAATCTATTCGCGACCGAGTACGTGTACAACAACATTAAATATGATAAAACAGTCGGAATTGTCGAGGAGCATGAGCAAGAAGGTGTCATTCACATTGCCGAACCAGTAGGTGTTGTAGCAGGTGTAACACCGGTCACAAACCCAACGTCAACAACGATGTTTAAGGCTTTAGTTGCCATTAAGACACGAAACCCAATTATTTTCGCTTTTCATCCCTCCGCACAAAAATCAAGCAGTGAAGCGGCAAAAACACTTCGTGAGGCAGCGATTGAAGCAGGCGCACCTGAACATTGTATCCAATGGATTGAAGTTCCGTCCATTAAAGCAACACAGGAGCTGATGAATCATACAGGTGTCGCACTCGTACTAGCAACCGGCGGAGCTGGGATGGTGAAATCAGCTTACAGCACAGGAAAGCCAGCATTAGGCGTTGGACCTGGGAATGTTCCTTGTTATATTGAAAAAACAGCAAGTGTTAAACGCGCTGTGAACGACTTAATCTTATCGAAAACCTTTGATAACGGAATGATTTGTGCTTCTGAGCAAGCCGTCATCGTCGATAAGGAGATTTATGAACCTGTAAAACAGGAAATGCTGTACAATGGTTGTCATGTTTTAACTGAGACAGAAAAGCGCAAGGTTGAAAAGCTAGTCATAAATGAAGAAGCATGTGCTGTTAATGGAGAGATTGTTGGTCTTCCAGCCTATGAAATTGCGAAAAAAGCAGGTGTTAATGTTCCTGCAAATACGAAGATTTTAATTGCAGAATTAACGGCCGTTGGTCCAGATCATCCCCTTTCAAGAGAAAAGTTGAGTCCGGTATTGGCCATGTATCAAGTGAATAGCTCAGAGGAAGGGCTTGAGCGTGCAGAGCAAATGCTAGAGTTCGGAGGCCTTGGACACTCAGCGGTGATTCATTCAGAAAGTGAAGCCATGATTCAAGCGTTCGGGATGAGAATGAAAGCCGGAAGAATCATTACAAATGCTCCTTCATCTCAAGGTGCAATTGGCGACATTTATAATGCGTATCTGCCGTCTCTGACTCTCGGCTGCGGATCATATGGGAAAAACTCTGTCTCCTCAAACGTCAGTGCGGTCCACCTTTTAAATATAAAACGAATTGCGAGAAGGAATGTGAATATGCAGTGGTTTAAAGTTCCACCAAAAGTATACTTTGAAAAGTATTCTACTCAGTATTTATCAAAAATGCCAAATATCTCAAAAGTCTTTATTGTAACTGACCCTCACATGGTTAACTTGGGCTATGTTGATAAGGTCTTATACTATTTAAGGAAACGCGCGGACTATGTTCACGCTGAAATTTTCTCAGATGTCGAGCCAGATCCTTCGATTGAAACGGTCATGAAGGGCGCTGAGAGAATGAGGAAGTTTCAACCTGATTGTATTATTACACTTGGCGGAGGGTCAGCAATGGATGCAGCGAAAGGGATGTGGCTCTTCTATGAACATCCGGATGCTGATTTTAAAGGCATGAAACAAAAGTTTTTAGACATTCGTAAACGCGTATTTAAGTATCCGAAACTAGGAGAGAAAGCTCAATTTGTCGCGATTCCAACGACTTCCGGTACCGGTTCTGAGGTGACGTCGTTCTCGGTCATAACGGATAAACAAACGAACACGAAATATCCGTTAGCTGACTATGAACTAACCCCTGATGTAGCAATTGTCGATCCACAGTTTGTCATGACGGTACCAAAGGATGTAACAGCAGATACCGGAATGGATGTGCTAACGCATGCGATTGAGGCGTATGTTTCCAACATGGCCAATGACTACACAGATGGCCTTGCAATTAAAGCAATTCAGCTGATTTTTGAGTACTTGCCAACAGCGTACCACAATGGAAGCGATGAGTTAGCAAGAGAGAAGGTTCATAACGCCTCGACGATTGCAGGTATGGCCTTTGCTAACGCATTCCTAGGTATCAACCATAGTTTGGCACATAAGCTAGGGGCGGAATTCCATATTGCACATGGAAGGTCTAACACGATTCTCCTGCCTCATGTTATTCAATATAATGCCGAGCGTCCAACAAAATTTGCAGCATTTCCAAAATATGAGTATTTCCAAGCGGACAAAAAGTACGCAGAAATTGCAAAGGCAATTGGGTTACGGGCAGAAACGACAGAAGAAGGTGTACAAAGTCTCATTAAAGCGATCATCTCCCTAGCAGAAAACATGAATATGCCGACAAGCATTGCTGCGTGCGGAATTGATAAGAAAGCTTTTGAAGCGAAGGTTGACGAGCTCGCTGACCTTGCCTTTGAAGATCAATGTACACCGGCAAACCCAAAAATGCCGCTCGTTACAGAGCTTGCTGAGATTTATCGAAAGGCATACAAGGGAACAAGCGCGATCAAATCATAA
- a CDS encoding HU family DNA-binding protein: protein MNKTELINAVAEKAEFTKKDATTAVDAIFETITESLQKEESVQLIGFGNFEVRERSARKGRNPQTGEEIEIPASKVPAFKPGKALKDSVK from the coding sequence ATGAACAAAACAGAATTAATTAACGCAGTAGCAGAGAAGGCAGAATTCACGAAAAAGGATGCAACAACAGCTGTAGACGCAATCTTCGAAACTATTACAGAGTCTTTACAAAAAGAAGAGTCTGTACAACTTATCGGATTTGGAAACTTTGAAGTACGTGAGCGTTCGGCTAGAAAAGGTCGTAACCCTCAAACTGGGGAAGAAATCGAAATCCCAGCTTCTAAAGTACCAGCATTCAAACCAGGTAAAGCATTAAAAGATTCAGTAAAATAA
- a CDS encoding L-lactate MFS transporter translates to MKKKIKNRWLIALSAVGIHISIGSVYAWSVFTQPLMNQFGWSMQQVSLTFSIAILFLGLSAAFMGHFVEKYGPRKSGTIASIFFGVGIAGSGLAMMTESIMLLYLFYGVFGGIGLGVGYISPVSTLVKWFPDRRGMATGLAIMGFGFAAMISSPIMARLIESVGLANTFFVLGAIYFIVMFSSSQYLAPPPKGWMADHIENVSEKKGLFKKALPVNLSSLTANEAVKTKRFWALWTMLFINVTCGIAIISVASPMGQEITGMSVITAATMVGVMGVFNGVGRIGWASISDYIGRPNVYTLFFGIQIVAFLTLPLVTNVLMFQILLFIILTCYGGGFASIPAYIGDLFGTKQLGAIHGYILTAWAAAGLSGPLLVAWIREMTNSYTATLYLFVALFVIAFAVSLYIRVDIARLKKQQQTSEKKRYAVAQ, encoded by the coding sequence ATGAAAAAAAAAATTAAAAACCGTTGGCTGATTGCATTATCAGCTGTCGGTATTCATATATCAATCGGTTCAGTTTATGCATGGAGTGTTTTTACACAGCCATTAATGAATCAATTTGGCTGGAGCATGCAGCAAGTATCTTTAACGTTTAGTATTGCAATCTTATTTTTAGGTTTATCAGCAGCGTTTATGGGTCACTTTGTCGAGAAGTACGGTCCTAGGAAATCTGGAACCATAGCCTCTATTTTTTTCGGTGTGGGAATTGCAGGTTCCGGCTTGGCGATGATGACCGAGTCTATTATGCTTTTATATCTTTTTTATGGAGTGTTTGGCGGTATCGGTCTTGGCGTAGGCTATATTTCACCAGTATCGACATTAGTGAAGTGGTTTCCAGATCGTAGAGGAATGGCAACAGGTCTTGCTATTATGGGATTTGGCTTTGCAGCGATGATCAGTAGCCCAATCATGGCTCGTCTCATTGAATCTGTCGGACTTGCCAATACGTTCTTCGTTCTTGGGGCTATCTATTTTATTGTTATGTTTAGCTCGTCGCAATATTTAGCACCACCTCCAAAAGGGTGGATGGCTGATCATATTGAGAATGTTAGTGAGAAGAAGGGGCTTTTCAAAAAGGCACTTCCAGTAAACCTCTCTTCCTTAACAGCAAATGAAGCTGTTAAAACAAAACGTTTTTGGGCGCTATGGACCATGTTATTTATAAATGTCACCTGTGGAATCGCGATCATTTCAGTAGCCTCGCCGATGGGGCAGGAAATTACCGGTATGTCTGTGATAACTGCTGCGACAATGGTCGGGGTTATGGGTGTCTTTAACGGTGTCGGCAGAATTGGATGGGCTTCGATATCAGACTATATCGGCCGACCTAACGTGTATACGTTATTTTTTGGCATCCAAATCGTTGCATTTTTGACACTGCCACTCGTAACGAATGTGTTAATGTTCCAAATCCTTCTCTTTATTATTTTAACTTGCTACGGAGGGGGATTTGCTTCAATCCCTGCCTACATTGGAGACTTGTTTGGAACAAAACAGCTAGGTGCAATCCATGGCTACATTTTAACTGCTTGGGCAGCAGCTGGACTCAGCGGGCCGCTTCTAGTGGCATGGATTCGTGAGATGACGAACAGCTATACAGCTACTCTATATTTGTTTGTCGCCCTCTTTGTCATTGCATTTGCTGTGTCGTTGTACATTCGAGTAGATATTGCCCGTTTGAAAAAACAACAGCAGACGTCTGAAAAAAAACGTTATGCTGTAGCTCAATAA
- a CDS encoding FAD-dependent oxidoreductase, translated as MYDWIIIGGGVHGCTVANFLIQSGKTTTDKLKIIDPNPEPLYKWKRNTQLIGMEYLRSPSVHHIDMDPLGLEKYAKKTNEEKVFYGPYDRPSLHLFNEHCDITLDRINLQKSWLQGKVNHVSKEKGSWRVHTVNGEVIFGKNIVIAISVNNQLNIPGWVKSLHSGKLPIHHIYDENVSDLNTFSPPITVIGGGITAAHLTIKLSRLYPGKVTLLKRHPFRVESFDSDPGWLGPKFMSYFKGIKDFEKRRILINQARHKGSLPKDLYKKLIRLDKEKKINIIDGEVQGGSVINNKEIKLTLNDGYNIVSHTVLLATGFIPHRPNDEWLTNLIKQEQLQCAKCGYPIIQPSLEWCKHLYVSGPLSELEIGPVARNISGARKAAERIVRSIS; from the coding sequence ATGTACGATTGGATTATTATAGGTGGAGGGGTACATGGGTGTACTGTCGCTAATTTTTTAATACAGAGTGGAAAGACAACCACAGATAAGTTAAAAATCATAGACCCTAACCCCGAACCATTATATAAATGGAAGAGAAATACTCAGTTAATAGGAATGGAATATCTTCGCTCTCCCTCTGTTCACCATATCGATATGGACCCCTTAGGTTTGGAGAAGTATGCCAAAAAAACAAACGAGGAAAAAGTGTTCTATGGACCATATGATAGGCCTTCATTGCACTTATTCAACGAACATTGTGATATCACGTTAGATAGAATCAATTTACAAAAGTCTTGGCTTCAAGGGAAAGTCAATCATGTTTCAAAGGAAAAGGGGAGTTGGAGAGTCCATACGGTAAATGGTGAAGTTATTTTTGGGAAAAATATTGTCATTGCTATTAGCGTAAATAATCAACTGAATATTCCTGGTTGGGTGAAATCACTTCATTCAGGTAAGCTACCAATACACCACATCTATGATGAGAATGTCAGTGATTTGAATACATTTTCGCCCCCTATTACAGTTATAGGTGGCGGAATTACTGCTGCACACTTAACCATTAAATTATCTAGACTATATCCAGGTAAAGTTACTTTATTGAAAAGACACCCGTTTAGAGTTGAATCATTTGATAGTGACCCTGGGTGGTTAGGACCGAAGTTCATGTCCTATTTTAAGGGAATAAAAGACTTCGAAAAACGACGTATTTTAATCAACCAAGCGAGACATAAAGGCTCTTTACCAAAGGATTTATATAAAAAGTTAATCCGGTTAGATAAGGAAAAAAAGATTAATATAATCGATGGCGAAGTTCAAGGTGGTTCCGTAATAAATAATAAAGAAATAAAGCTAACATTAAATGATGGGTATAACATCGTTAGTCATACTGTATTATTAGCAACTGGATTTATTCCTCATAGGCCAAATGATGAATGGCTAACAAATCTAATAAAACAAGAGCAGTTACAGTGTGCCAAATGTGGATATCCAATTATTCAACCTTCCTTAGAGTGGTGTAAACATTTATACGTATCAGGACCATTAAGCGAATTGGAAATAGGTCCAGTCGCAAGAAATATTTCTGGAGCTAGGAAAGCAGCAGAACGGATTGTACGCAGTATATCCTGA
- a CDS encoding winged helix-turn-helix domain-containing protein has protein sequence MGLTFHIDDYSVNIDGMVVKLLRKEYLLLQYLHEYVNKALSRQQLLDAVWPLQVPSDRTVDDHIYRLRKKLKPLSHLIKIETVKGYGYKLVFTEQSRTTTLPFSQDQEIRKLTENLIYKYHLYGQGEAIHQLLDKNTFGLQLDEEQEATLHFLQGDFITLLRSSLPFEKRAFPLLGLDVLLEDDVEKMQKTLIKYEQSQNIAEPWYHEDIGLFRILIDIKSDRLKEAHARLVESNERITTDMPGFYGFYQVWWLLYALCAKNHKLAEEKIETLEQFFEKQSFQREYGLFLLLKGYYLLQRKQRTKALDLISQSFTIIEKTKFAMHMLVTLFVAEKLTTIYHDKEAAEMVWLKKEEVNERYRLSEVKKLIKKEFDENL, from the coding sequence TTGGGGTTAACGTTCCATATTGACGATTATTCTGTAAATATTGATGGAATGGTGGTCAAATTGCTTAGAAAGGAATACTTGCTGCTTCAATATTTACATGAGTACGTAAACAAGGCATTGTCCCGTCAGCAGCTTCTTGATGCAGTATGGCCATTGCAAGTTCCTTCTGACAGAACTGTAGATGATCATATTTACCGGTTAAGAAAAAAACTTAAGCCGCTTAGCCACCTTATAAAAATAGAAACAGTTAAAGGCTATGGATACAAACTTGTTTTTACCGAACAAAGTAGAACAACGACGCTTCCTTTCAGTCAGGATCAAGAAATCCGCAAACTAACAGAAAACTTAATATATAAATATCACCTTTATGGACAGGGAGAAGCGATACATCAGTTATTGGACAAAAATACATTCGGACTACAGCTTGATGAGGAACAGGAGGCCACACTTCATTTTTTACAAGGGGATTTCATAACGCTCCTTCGCTCGTCGCTTCCGTTTGAGAAGAGAGCTTTTCCATTACTCGGCTTGGACGTTTTGCTTGAAGACGACGTTGAAAAAATGCAGAAAACCTTGATCAAATACGAGCAATCCCAGAATATAGCTGAACCTTGGTATCATGAAGACATCGGTCTTTTTCGAATTTTAATTGATATTAAATCAGATAGGTTGAAGGAAGCACACGCTAGGCTTGTGGAATCCAATGAACGGATTACGACCGACATGCCAGGGTTCTATGGGTTTTACCAAGTATGGTGGCTGTTATATGCGCTTTGTGCAAAGAATCATAAGCTCGCGGAAGAAAAAATCGAAACGTTGGAACAGTTTTTCGAAAAGCAGTCATTTCAAAGGGAGTATGGGTTATTCTTGTTACTAAAAGGTTACTATTTACTGCAAAGAAAGCAACGTACTAAAGCGCTCGACTTGATTTCGCAGTCGTTTACCATTATTGAAAAAACAAAGTTTGCGATGCATATGCTCGTTACGCTGTTTGTCGCAGAAAAATTAACAACCATCTATCACGATAAAGAGGCCGCGGAGATGGTTTGGCTAAAAAAAGAAGAAGTAAATGAACGTTATAGGTTGTCGGAAGTAAAGAAGTTAATAAAAAAAGAATTTGATGAAAATCTCTGA
- a CDS encoding MFS transporter: protein MEERINSKEPTIWQNKIFMKLFASYSVSMLGHWFDMVAIIILFSYVWHTSPLVIALIPVAFALPQVLFGQIAGVLTDKFHKVKIMMISDFTTAVLTVLLLFTNTPWIALVIISLRSAVNVVHSPAQQGLIKLVVEERLILKAVTLNGTVNHLSKIIGPFVGATLIGFVSPKLCILINAIAFTISAFILLFILLNKEMAEQTTVKKDDETQKSSFWSSWREGWSVVLRTRVLYVSLTAVFLGFTALQMVDFQFPVLFREIAPHLPEIAGWLMGATGLGAVTMIMILNRFKTLTHYGWLFGASMLLIGAAFGGLGFLREGFMIWIPVALGFVGGLGVGLLTITFQFMIQTETTDKDIGRVSGIASSVISLTVLISPLVGGFLVQQFGVVAILLTSGTSLVVLGTILVIGDSSLFKRGDASKEQLPLAIEK from the coding sequence ATGGAAGAACGTATAAATTCGAAAGAGCCTACAATTTGGCAAAATAAAATTTTCATGAAGCTGTTTGCTTCTTATTCTGTTTCAATGCTAGGTCATTGGTTTGACATGGTCGCGATTATTATTTTATTTAGTTATGTGTGGCACACAAGTCCACTCGTGATCGCATTGATTCCTGTCGCATTTGCTTTGCCGCAAGTACTGTTCGGTCAAATTGCTGGAGTATTGACAGACAAATTTCATAAAGTAAAAATTATGATGATCTCCGATTTCACGACAGCAGTACTGACAGTCTTGCTTTTATTTACAAATACACCGTGGATCGCGTTAGTGATTATTTCATTAAGATCGGCAGTCAATGTCGTTCACAGTCCGGCACAACAAGGACTTATCAAACTTGTGGTAGAAGAGAGGCTAATTTTGAAGGCGGTGACACTAAACGGGACGGTCAATCATCTTTCGAAAATTATTGGACCATTTGTTGGTGCAACACTCATCGGTTTTGTTTCGCCAAAGCTTTGTATTTTAATTAATGCAATCGCGTTTACCATTTCAGCATTTATCTTGCTATTCATTTTGCTTAATAAAGAGATGGCAGAACAAACAACGGTAAAAAAAGATGATGAGACTCAGAAAAGCAGTTTTTGGTCATCGTGGCGGGAAGGCTGGAGCGTTGTCTTAAGAACACGGGTTCTTTATGTAAGCTTAACTGCGGTCTTTCTCGGATTTACAGCGCTGCAAATGGTCGACTTCCAATTTCCAGTGCTGTTCAGAGAGATTGCCCCACATTTACCTGAAATCGCCGGCTGGTTAATGGGTGCCACTGGCCTAGGTGCTGTAACGATGATTATGATTTTAAATCGTTTTAAGACCTTGACCCATTACGGGTGGCTCTTTGGCGCAAGTATGCTGCTGATTGGTGCTGCATTCGGCGGTCTCGGTTTTTTGCGAGAGGGATTCATGATTTGGATACCTGTTGCACTTGGCTTTGTCGGCGGTCTCGGTGTCGGTTTGTTAACAATAACGTTCCAGTTCATGATCCAAACCGAAACGACCGACAAGGATATCGGACGTGTATCTGGAATTGCCAGCTCCGTGATCAGCTTGACCGTATTAATATCTCCGTTGGTCGGTGGTTTTCTTGTACAGCAATTTGGTGTGGTTGCCATTCTTCTCACAAGTGGAACGTCTTTAGTGGTGCTCGGTACAATATTAGTTATAGGCGATTCTTCGTTATTTAAAAGGGGAGATGCTTCGAAAGAACAGCTCCCATTAGCGATAGAGAAGTAA